GGTCATCGACGCGACATTTGACGCTATTCCCGCAGCTTCAGGATGCCAAAATGCAGATGCAACCCCGACAGCCGCAGGTTTTAACGGCATGCTGGGAGTGGGCCTCTTTAACCAAGATTGCGGCCCCTATTGCGAAGACCCTCATAATTTAAATATCAAAGGCTTGACTTATCCATATTTCTCGTGCACGGGCAAAAATTGCACTCAAGTCACGGTTTCGCTTGCCGATCAGGTACAGAATCCTATCGTGAGTCTTCCCACTGACAGCAACGGCGTGATCGTGCAGCTGCCGAGCGTTGTCTCGACCGGTACAACCTCGGTCAATGGTATACTCGTGCTCGGCATCGGCACGCAGTCCAACAACATTCCTTCGGGAGGAGTCACCGCATTTGCAGCCGATCCATTCGGAGATATCCGTACGATTTTCGGTGGTAATATCTACGGCAGCTTCATTGATAGTGGATCGAACGGATTGTATTTTGATGCCTCTTCCACGAGCGCGCTTCCCGACTGTGGAGGTTTTTATTCAGGCTTATTCTGCCCGCAATCTCTCTATACCAGCCCTGCCACTATCAATGCGAGTTATACAGGCTCGCCGAGCAATACGGTCACATTCCAGATCGACAACGCCATTACCCTCTTGAATTCGCAAAACAGCGTACTTCCTGATCTGGGCGGGTCTGCGCCGGGCATGTTCGACTGGGGTCTTCCGTTTTACTTGGGACGAAGTGTCTATGTTGGGATTGACGGGCAAATATCCGCTCTGGGTACCGGACCATACTTTGCATATTGAACGTGAGGAAAAGGCACAGTCGGCGTTACGCTGAAGATGCCCCCAACTCTAGCCAGGGAGTTATTTCCCCTTCGCCTCCTGCCACAGCTTCTCCATCTCGTCGAGTGTCATCTCGTTCAGTGACCTGCCCGAGTCGGCAGCGGACTCTTCGATATATCTGAACCGCCTGATGAACTTGCCAATGGTCTTCCGGAGCGCTTTGTCGGGGTCGACAGCGAGGAACCGGGACAGGTTCACGAGCATGAAGAATATGTCGCCCAGTTCTTCTTCTATCCTGGCAGCGTCCTCCGATTTCAAGGATTCTTTGAACTCCGCGATCTCCTCGTCGAGCTTGGGAAGCGCCTCGTCGATCCTGTTCCAATCGAAACCGACGCGGGCCGCCCGCTCCTGGAGTCTGTGCGCGCGGGTGAGCGATGGCATGCTCCGGGGCACCCCCTCGAGGATCGATTTGCGATGCTCGGAACCCCTTTCCTTTTTCTTTATCTCCTCCCAGCTTGCTATAACCTCCGTGTCGGTTGAGAGCTTTTCCCCGCCGAACACGTGGGGGTGCCGACGGATCATCTTCTCGACGTTCGTTTCGATCACGTCCCGCATCGTGAATTCACCCTTCTCCTCGCCGATCCGGGCATGGAAGATGATCTGGAACAGGAGATCGCCGAGCTCTTCCCTGACCTTCTCAGGGTCTCCCTCGTCAAGAGCATCGATCACTTCATAGGCTTCTTCGATCAGGAAAGGCTTCAGGGACTCGGTGGTCTGCTTGCGGTCCCAGGGACAGCCATCGGGACTTCGCAGCTTTGCCATGAGATCGACGAGCTTGCTGAGACTATCCGGCATAGAACTTACCTCGCATAGGGGGTAACGTTACACAAACAGCATGGTGTTTGCAAGCTTTTTTCTTGAAAGCCCTTTGTCAATATGGTAATCTTACACGTGCGAGTGGCGCCCGTAACTTTCTGATTCTGAAAGGAGTTCGAACATGTTGAGGCGAGCATTGACCGTCATCCTGCTGCTGTCCATCGTTGTTCTGCTCACTGCCATGGGAGGAAAGGGCGGAGGGTTCGAACGGGTGCCCCGTGTGGAAAAGGATTATGCAGTAGTGGTGACCGATGTTTCAGGCAGGAAGATCGATGGCGAGAAATTCAGCTGGGAAGGCCGTATCCGTTTTTCCGGCTACATGGGGATGGCCGAGGTGAACATCCCCTTTGAGAGAATAAAAGAAGTGACGGTGGGAGAGAAGCGGGACCGGAAAGTGCCGGTCACGGTCCGCCTTTCCGACGGCAGCGAAACAACCTTCGAGGTCGACGCGGACTCGCGCTGCTATGGAGAGGCAGGCTTCGGCAGTTTCATGCTTGTGATGAGCGATATTAAAGCAATCGGTTTCAAAGGCCTTCGCTAGGCGAAGCGCAGTGGCAGCGGGGTAAGCAGAGGAAAGCCCCGGCGTCTCTGAGTCCCCGTGGCGCACCTTTTCCGTCCGGCTTCCTATCGTGGAACCCTTGAATCAACAAATTCCCCAATCCCAGGAAAACAGTCTTAAAACCTTCCTTGCCGAGGAGAACGCGGTAATCCGGGTGGCGCATTTTGCGGGTGCGTCAGGCAGCGAGGTGGTCCAGCGGCGAACTAGCCTGATAGACACGATACTGCGCGATGCTCACAGAAAGGTCGCTGCATCAGGCCCTATGCCGGTGCTTGTTGCCATCGGCGGCTACGGCAGGGGAGAGCTCAACCCCCATTCCGATATCGACATCATGTTCCTCTGTAGGGACGAGTTGGACAGAAAACGGGCGCCGGAGCTCCTGTACCTGCTCTGGGACGCGGGACTCGACATCGGGTACAGCGTGCGCACGATCAAGGAATGCGTGACGCTCGCGAGGCAGGATATCAAGATCCGCACCTCGCTCCTCGAGTCCCGTTTGATCGCCGGGGAACTCTCCCTCTACCAGGTTTTTCTCGCTGCCATGCAAAGCGACGTGTTTTACTGGAAGGCGTCCGCGTTCATCGCTGAAAAACTGTCTGAACGGAGCAGCACCCGCAGGAAGTACGGCGGGTCTGTTTACCTGCGTGAGCCGAACATCAAGGACGGCGAGGGCGGGCTGCGTGACGTGCACACGGCCCTGTGGATCGCCTTTGCCCACTTCAGGATATCATCGCTCGCCGGGCTGGTACCCCGGGGTATCATCACGCAGGGACAGTATGACGTGTTCCTGCGGTCCCGCAACTTTCTCTGGAACGTAAGGAACGAGATTCATTACCTCTCCGGCCGCAAGAACGACCACATCACCTTCGACCTTCAGGAGCAGGCGGCCCGCGATCTGCGGTATCGTGATTCCGCACACCTGTTCGCCGTCGAACGGTTCATGAAGGCCTACTTCATCCATGCGAGGAACATCAGGGAATTCTCGAACCTGGTGGCCGAGGCCGTGCTCCCGAAACCCGCGCGCCGCTGGTTCGAGCGGACACGGGCGCTTGGGCCGTTCACGCTCGTCGGCAGGACGCTTATTATCAGCGGCAATGGAACGTGCCAGGGGGACGTTTCACTGATCATGCAGGCCTTCGAGGTCGCGAAGTCCCGCCGTGCCGTCTTCTCGGACAGGCTCCGAGACATGATCCGGTCCTGCAGGATCGAGGATGAAGCCCGGACATCGCCCGACGCAGCGAAGACCTTTCTGGCGATCCTGAATGAACCCGAGAATCTTCCGGACACGCTTGCGCTGATGAAGGACCTCCGGTTTCTCGGCCGCTACCTCCCGGAGTTCCGGGCAATCCAGGCGCTGGCGCGCCATGATTATTACCACATGTACGCCGTGGATGAACATATCCTGCTGGCCATCCGGAACCTGGAGATGCTCTGGTCGGGGAAATTCCCGTCGCTCGCGACGCTCCGCGATGCATTTGCCGGCCTCACCAAGCGATGGCGTCTGACGCTGGCCGTGCTGCTCCATGACCTGGGCAAGGTGTACCGTGCGGACCATGACGTGAAAGGAGTCGAGATCGCCGGACGGGTGCTCGACCGCCTGGGCGTTGAGGGTGATGACCGGGCTCGCATCATGTTCCTGGTCAAGAACCACCTTGTCATGTCGAGCCTGTCACAGCGGCGCGAGCTCGATGACGGAAAGGTGATTGCGGATTTTTCCCGGCTCGTCCGGGACCGCGAGAATCTGTCCATGCTCTACCTGCTCACCTATGCCGATATCTCGGCAGTGCATCCCACGGCATGGACGCAGTGGAAAGCGACGCTTCTCCAGGACCTCTATCTGCGGACGTTGAATCACCTGGAGTCGAGCGAGCAGGAGACGGAGATGGCGCAATCGCGGCTCGTCACGGCGTCCATCAGGATCAGAAACGCGGCCCAGGGGCTCTTTACGCCTGAGGCGATCGATTCCTTCCTGGTTTCGATGCCCGATCAATACCTCCTCTTTACCTCGCCTCGCCGCGTTGTCGACCATATGAACATGATGCTGAGGCTCCCGGCGGAAAAGCTGGTCATCGAGTATTATCATCGCCCGGAAAAGGGATATACAGAACTTACGGTCTGCGCCTATGATGCCTACGGCATGTTCTACCGCACAGCGGGCACGATCGCGTCCAAGAACCTGAACATCCTGAGGGCGCAGGTCTACACGTCCCGGACGGGCGTGATGATCGATACGTTCCAGATCACCGACCCGGAAGGGAAACTCGCCGCCTATGACGACGCGTGGGCGAGTCTCCTCATCGAGCTTCGCAAGGCCCTGATGAACGAGAGCAGGCCTCCCGAGCCGGGCCTGTACGCCGCTTCGCGCTACCTCGCCGTCAGAGTGACTCCCGACGTCGCCTTTGACAACGAAACATCGGATGCCTTCACCATCATCGATATCACGGCGCGGGACATGGTGGGCTTCCTGTACCGGGTCACGAGGACGCTCTTCCTGCTGAACCTCGACATCGCATCGGCTAAGATTGTGACTGAAGGCGCCCGGGTCATGGATTCCTTCTACGTGACGGATATGTTCCGCAAGAAGATCGTCGACCATGAGCGGCTCGATAAGATCAAAGAGGCGCTGCTCAAGGTCGTCGGGGAATAGCGCCGCTCCCGGCGAGCACTGCAGTCGACCTTACCATGATGAAACGAATACTGGTCATAGCATCGATCTCCCTTCTCGTGCTGCTCGCCGCTGTCGAGCTCTACGTCCAGAGCGATTCCTTCGCAGTCCGGCTGCGCCCCCTCGTCATTCAGCAGTTGAAGGACGTGCTGGGCGAGGAGGTCGGAATCGGCTGGGTGCGCGCGAATTTCATCCCGCTCTACGTCGAAGCGCGCGACATCGTCCTCCTGGACGCGAAGGGCGGGCAGGCCGTTGCCGTCCGCAAGGTCAAAATATACATCAACCCACTTCCGCTCATTCTGAAAAAGGTTAGCATCACATCGGTCTCCTTGCTGGAGCCAAGGATCTTTGCCGAACGCTCCAGCGCGGGAGACATCAATCTCGTTCCCCTCGTGGAGCGAATACGCGCGAACCTGAACCGGATGCAGGCACACGGTCCTTCCGGATACAGCATCGTCGTGCGGACAATCACGGTCAGCCAGGGTGCCATAACGTGGCAGGATGCTGCCACACCGCTGCTGGCATCCGTGACCGGGCTGCAGGCGAGCAGCAGAGTGAACGTGGCAGGAGACAGTTTCGCGCTTGCCCTGAAGAACGCTGCTGTCAGCGTCGCTACGCCGGCGCTGCCGGCCATGACGGGCAGGTTGAGCGCTTCCCTGCGCTATGATAGCGGCCTCGTTCGCTTTGATGCCGTCGATCTTAGCAGCGCCGACACGAAGATGTCCCTTTCGGGCACCATGGGCCTCCTCCCAGAAGGTCTGCTCAATCTGCGGTTCAGGGCCCGGTCGGGTCCGCAAACCATCAACCGGTTCGCCAGCCTGTTGAAACAGTTGAAAAAGGAAAGCATGTCCCGTCTCGAGGCTTCGGCAACGATCGAGGGCTCCATCAACGCGCCTTCGATCGCTGGAACCCTTCTGCTTCCCGCGATCGGGTACCAGGGGGTGCAGTTGAAGGACGCGGCGCTGTCCTTCTCCTACCGCAACAGGCACCTGGCGATTAGCGGCGAAAAATGGAAGGTCGTCCGCGGCGCCCGGAGCGTCGTGGTGAATAACATCGTGGCAGAACTCGGTTACAGCGCACAGGGATTCGATATTCAGCGTTTCGATATCCGGACCGAGGATCTCTCCGTCACCCTCTCCGGAAGGGCCGATCCTCAGAGGGGCTTTGACGTAGTCCTGGATGCGGAATCCCGCGACAAGGGGCAGGCCCTTTCATTGCTGACGACCCTGCCGATCGAAGGCGGGATCAGGGCCACCGGCTCCCTGACGGGTCCGCTCAACGCTCCGCTGTTCGATGGCTCCGTGTCCGCGCGTAAGCTCAGCGTTCGCGGGATTCTGTTCGACGAGGCCTCCGGCGGGCTCCGGTACCGCTCGAAAAAACTGAGCCTCGAATCCGTCGACATCCACCAGCAGGCATCGCGGTTCTTCTTCGACGGTTCTGTAGAGCTTGGCACGAAGGACCCGCTTTTCGCCGCGAAGCTCAAGGTTGTCCGGGCCGATGTGGCGCGCGTGGTGGCCCTTTTTTACGAACCGCTCCCGCTTCATTTCTCCGCGACCGGCGAGTTCTCCTTCTCAGGCACGGCCCGGGACTTCACCGGGAGCGCACGTCTAGCGCTCGATTCCGGGACGGCCTATCATGAAGCTTTTGCGCGGGGCGCAATCACGGCGCAGCTTACCAGGGACAGGATCTTTTTTTCGGAAGTCACGGTCCAGAAGGGTAGCGGCATTGTCAGCGGCACAGGATGGATAAGCTTTAATGGCACCTATCAGGCATCGATCCACGGGCAGGGCGTCAAGTTGTCCGAAGTCAATCTGATCGCACCGGCCCCGGTGGACGGCGCATTCGACCTTTCCATCGAGTCGGGAGGCAGCTTCAGACGGCCTGTCGTGACAGCGACCCTGGATATGGACGAGTTCATCCTGCGCCACACCGAATTGGGAGGCTTGAAGGCCGAACTGCTGATACAGGACGGCATCCTCACCGGCGCGTCATCGGTTGCCGACGACCGGATCATGCTGTCAGCACGGATGGTGCTCAGCAGACCCTATGCATGGACGGCAGACCTCCGGTTGAAGGGGGAGCGGCTCGATCCGCTCCTCCTGCTGGGCAAGAGCGAATTGAGGGGGCGCCTTCTGGCAGCCGTTAATGGGACCGTCACGCTCCGCGGGAACGGCGTCGATCCTGCATCCCTGGCGGGAAGCGCCCGCTTTCAGCAATTGGGCATCATGATCGGTGATTACCCGATCGAGAACGACGGGGCAGCCGTCGTTTCCATCCGGGGAGACCGTCTCAGCATCGCTTCGCTGAATTTCAAGGGGCAGGGGACCCAGCTCGCGGTCACCGGAGGTGCCCGCTTCCTGAAGGATGTCGATTGTTCCTTTCGGGGAACGGCCAATCTGTCGCTCCTTCGCCCCCTGTTTCGGGATCTGGAGTACAGCGATGGGGCGGCCGAGGTGAAGCTTACGGTCCGCGATGACTGGGAAAACCCCGATGTGGCGGGCGAATTGACCATCCGGAACGGCGAGGTCAAGATAAGGGACATCCCCCAGAGATTTTCCTCGTTGAACGGTAAACTGACCTTTGACCGGCAACGGATGGCCGTTGACCGGTTCACCGGTCAAATCGGCGGGGGCACGCTTACGGCGTCCGGGAATGCCGAACTCGAAGGCATCGGGATCCGG
This Nitrospirota bacterium DNA region includes the following protein-coding sequences:
- the glnD gene encoding [protein-PII] uridylyltransferase; this encodes MAHFAGASGSEVVQRRTSLIDTILRDAHRKVAASGPMPVLVAIGGYGRGELNPHSDIDIMFLCRDELDRKRAPELLYLLWDAGLDIGYSVRTIKECVTLARQDIKIRTSLLESRLIAGELSLYQVFLAAMQSDVFYWKASAFIAEKLSERSSTRRKYGGSVYLREPNIKDGEGGLRDVHTALWIAFAHFRISSLAGLVPRGIITQGQYDVFLRSRNFLWNVRNEIHYLSGRKNDHITFDLQEQAARDLRYRDSAHLFAVERFMKAYFIHARNIREFSNLVAEAVLPKPARRWFERTRALGPFTLVGRTLIISGNGTCQGDVSLIMQAFEVAKSRRAVFSDRLRDMIRSCRIEDEARTSPDAAKTFLAILNEPENLPDTLALMKDLRFLGRYLPEFRAIQALARHDYYHMYAVDEHILLAIRNLEMLWSGKFPSLATLRDAFAGLTKRWRLTLAVLLHDLGKVYRADHDVKGVEIAGRVLDRLGVEGDDRARIMFLVKNHLVMSSLSQRRELDDGKVIADFSRLVRDRENLSMLYLLTYADISAVHPTAWTQWKATLLQDLYLRTLNHLESSEQETEMAQSRLVTASIRIRNAAQGLFTPEAIDSFLVSMPDQYLLFTSPRRVVDHMNMMLRLPAEKLVIEYYHRPEKGYTELTVCAYDAYGMFYRTAGTIASKNLNILRAQVYTSRTGVMIDTFQITDPEGKLAAYDDAWASLLIELRKALMNESRPPEPGLYAASRYLAVRVTPDVAFDNETSDAFTIIDITARDMVGFLYRVTRTLFLLNLDIASAKIVTEGARVMDSFYVTDMFRKKIVDHERLDKIKEALLKVVGE
- the mazG gene encoding nucleoside triphosphate pyrophosphohydrolase, encoding MPDSLSKLVDLMAKLRSPDGCPWDRKQTTESLKPFLIEEAYEVIDALDEGDPEKVREELGDLLFQIIFHARIGEEKGEFTMRDVIETNVEKMIRRHPHVFGGEKLSTDTEVIASWEEIKKKERGSEHRKSILEGVPRSMPSLTRAHRLQERAARVGFDWNRIDEALPKLDEEIAEFKESLKSEDAARIEEELGDIFFMLVNLSRFLAVDPDKALRKTIGKFIRRFRYIEESAADSGRSLNEMTLDEMEKLWQEAKGK
- a CDS encoding translocation/assembly module TamB domain-containing protein, giving the protein MMKRILVIASISLLVLLAAVELYVQSDSFAVRLRPLVIQQLKDVLGEEVGIGWVRANFIPLYVEARDIVLLDAKGGQAVAVRKVKIYINPLPLILKKVSITSVSLLEPRIFAERSSAGDINLVPLVERIRANLNRMQAHGPSGYSIVVRTITVSQGAITWQDAATPLLASVTGLQASSRVNVAGDSFALALKNAAVSVATPALPAMTGRLSASLRYDSGLVRFDAVDLSSADTKMSLSGTMGLLPEGLLNLRFRARSGPQTINRFASLLKQLKKESMSRLEASATIEGSINAPSIAGTLLLPAIGYQGVQLKDAALSFSYRNRHLAISGEKWKVVRGARSVVVNNIVAELGYSAQGFDIQRFDIRTEDLSVTLSGRADPQRGFDVVLDAESRDKGQALSLLTTLPIEGGIRATGSLTGPLNAPLFDGSVSARKLSVRGILFDEASGGLRYRSKKLSLESVDIHQQASRFFFDGSVELGTKDPLFAAKLKVVRADVARVVALFYEPLPLHFSATGEFSFSGTARDFTGSARLALDSGTAYHEAFARGAITAQLTRDRIFFSEVTVQKGSGIVSGTGWISFNGTYQASIHGQGVKLSEVNLIAPAPVDGAFDLSIESGGSFRRPVVTATLDMDEFILRHTELGGLKAELLIQDGILTGASSVADDRIMLSARMVLSRPYAWTADLRLKGERLDPLLLLGKSELRGRLLAAVNGTVTLRGNGVDPASLAGSARFQQLGIMIGDYPIENDGAAVVSIRGDRLSIASLNFKGQGTQLAVTGGARFLKDVDCSFRGTANLSLLRPLFRDLEYSDGAAEVKLTVRDDWENPDVAGELTIRNGEVKIRDIPQRFSSLNGKLTFDRQRMAVDRFTGQIGGGTLTASGNAELEGIGIRDFSTRVVFENVTVKYPEGLTSTLSGDLSYDGNIAEQSLTGDVLIRRARYEKRVEWKSMLVDIGKGLYQRKKTEAGWVGDTQINIRFSGKENILFQNNLAKIPLDVDVFLRGTVNHPQLLGRIEAQQGSVYFRQNEFKILHASVDFVDPSRLNPVLDIQAEIQIREYLVRLAVAGTADRAVVTLLSDPSLPDSDILTLLALGKTGNELKGKEAGVGMSEAASFATGQFQDIFESQARNLTGLDRFQVDPYVSKGDTSVPRVTLGKEIVQDKLYLTYSSNVGATTPEQIFRIEYILNRHFSLVGERNELGNTGADIKYRFEFR